In Allomuricauda ruestringensis DSM 13258, the following proteins share a genomic window:
- a CDS encoding ExbD/TolR family protein, with protein sequence MPRRKGAPEVNAGSMADIAFLLLIFFLVTTTIETDAGLDRMLPPIEPPEQDVVIKQKNIFTVNINRNGQLLVEDNLMEMKDLRKAATAFLENGADGSCTYCKGKKDPSSSDNPSKAIISLKNDRETKYSTYITVQNELVGAYNDLRNREAQRLYGRDFTKMEAEYLNPETPSSVRDDLKDKVKRIQDMFPQKLSEAETSTD encoded by the coding sequence ATGCCTAGAAGAAAAGGAGCACCGGAAGTAAATGCCGGCTCCATGGCGGATATCGCTTTCCTATTGCTTATCTTTTTCTTGGTGACCACCACCATTGAAACAGATGCAGGTTTGGATCGTATGTTGCCGCCTATTGAGCCGCCAGAGCAGGATGTTGTTATTAAGCAGAAAAACATTTTTACTGTCAACATCAACAGAAATGGGCAACTTTTGGTTGAGGATAATTTGATGGAAATGAAGGATTTGAGAAAAGCTGCTACCGCCTTTTTGGAGAACGGAGCAGACGGTTCTTGTACCTACTGTAAAGGTAAAAAAGATCCCTCTTCATCGGATAACCCATCAAAAGCCATTATCTCGTTAAAGAATGATAGGGAAACCAAGTACAGTACATACATTACAGTTCAAAACGAATTGGTAGGTGCTTATAACGACTTGCGTAACCGTGAAGCACAACGTTTGTACGGTAGGGACTTTACAAAGATGGAGGCAGAATACCTGAATCCAGAGACCCCGTCCAGCGTAAGAGATGACTTGAAGGACAAAGTGAAACGTATCCAAGATATGTTCCCACAAAAGCTTTCAGAGGCAGAAACATCAACCGATTAA
- a CDS encoding ExbD/TolR family protein, whose amino-acid sequence MAKFTKKKDGDLPAVSTASLPDIVFMLLFFFMTVTTMKDSSLMVANTLPNASEIKKLEKKDRVIYIYVGTPTQEYQKVFGTEPKIQLNDKFANVDEVGSYILAERAKKPQEIQNVLTTALKVDKDANMGLITDIKRQLREVNALKVNYTTYEGDAFNNLQ is encoded by the coding sequence ATGGCTAAGTTTACCAAAAAGAAGGATGGCGATTTGCCAGCGGTGTCAACAGCTTCGTTGCCAGATATCGTTTTCATGCTACTGTTCTTCTTTATGACCGTGACCACAATGAAAGATAGTTCGTTAATGGTTGCCAATACCCTTCCCAATGCTTCCGAGATCAAGAAGTTGGAAAAGAAGGATCGTGTTATTTACATTTATGTAGGAACACCTACTCAAGAATATCAAAAAGTTTTTGGTACAGAACCAAAGATTCAATTGAATGATAAATTTGCCAATGTGGACGAAGTAGGTTCATATATTTTGGCAGAACGAGCAAAGAAACCGCAAGAGATTCAAAATGTATTGACTACTGCTTTGAAAGTTGATAAGGATGCCAATATGGGCCTTATCACCGATATTAAGCGACAATTGAGAGAAGTAAATGCCCTTAAAGTGAATTATACCACTTACGAAGGGGATGCTTTTAACAATTTACAGTAG